GCGAGAGGGTCACGAGCTGCCGCCGCTCGCCGCCCAGGTGGAACGTGACGCGCAACGTCTCCGGCACGCCGCGCGGTGAGACGAAGAAGGCCCACCGGTCCCGCGCGTAACCGGTGCGGACGAACGCCACGCCCCGCACCACCGCGTTGCCGGTGGCCACCTCCAGGCGTTGGACTCCCGGGGGCAGCTCCGGCGGCGGCGCGGGCGTGGAGAGATCGTACAGGCGGAGCGCCGAGCCGGCGGGCACCTCCAGCGGCGCGAAGGGCTCGGCGGCGGGTGAGGCCAGGTAATGGCGGTAACCCTCGGCCCGGCCCCAATCCAGCCGGGGGTTGCCCTTGTGGGCCATCCGGCCGCTCCAGAACATGAAGTTCAGGTGTTCGAACTGCTCGGGGGCGTCCCACTCCATGCGCAGCCAGACGAGCGCCTTGTCCGGGAGCACCTTCGCCGCGGCGAGCCCCGCTTCCCGGGTGTTGGTGCGCTCGCCCAGGTCCCGTTTGGCTCCCCGCATCTTCACGTGCGCGAGCACGGTACGAGGAGCGAGGAAGTAGAGCGCGAGCGCGGTGCACGCCACCCCCAGCGCGAGCGTGAGCGGACGGCGCGCGCGGGCCACGAGCATCAGCAGGCCCACGAGGAGCGCCAGCGCGAGCGCGAGGCAGAGGCCCTCGAGGAGGCCGGGGACGCGCCGGGTCTGCACGAGTGCCTCCGGCAGCCGCGCCCGGAGCGGTGCGAGGAAGGCCAGCCGGGGGAGCAGGAAGGGCGTGGAGAGCGCGCCCACCACGGCCGCCGCGAGTACGGGGCGGCGGAAGCTGTCCCGCAGGAGCAGGGCCAGGGCGCAGAACACCGCCGTCACCGCGCCCCAGCTCGTGGCCGGGACCTTCGCCGCCGCCCACGAGAGGATGAGCCAGGTGGGCCACAGCCACAGCGCCACCGCGAGCGTCTCGAGCTCGCGGGTGCGCAGCGCCCGGTAGAGGAGCCAGAGGCCGGCCAGCAGCGGCAGCGCCTCCGGGAAGGGCTCCAGGGTGCGCAGGTGGATCTCATTGAAGATCGCATCCAGCGGACGGATCCACATGACGATGGAGGGATTGCTCCGCGCCTCGTCCTCGAACAGATGGCTCCGGGTGACGTGCGACTCGATGGCCCAGAGCTCGGGGTACGCGTGCCGTGCGTAGAGGGACCACGGGAGCGCCACGGCGGCCGCGCAGACGACGAGGAGGGCGAGCTGACGGAGCCTCGGGCCCTGCGTGAGCCCGAGCAGCCGGCCCGCGGCGAGTACCCCGGCCACGCCCACGGGAGTCAGCGCGAGTGTGCTCTTGCACAGGTAGCCGAGCCCCACGGCGACACCGGCGAGGGCCGCGAGGAGGAGCGAGTCGCGCCGGATGGAGGTGACGAGCAGCACCATGGCCAGGGCGAGACAGCCCGCGAGCGTGGTGTCGGTCATGTCCCCGAACATGAAGCCCTGGACGAGCTCGTAGGTGAAGGGGAGGACGAGCAGGGTGCAGGCGGCGAGGGTGGACCCGAAGCGTCCGGCCGTCCCCCGCATGAGGAAGAAGACGCCCAGGGCGGCGGCCACCATGCCGAGCACGGAGCCGAAGCGGGCCACGCCCGTGCCCACGCCACCGAGGCTCATGCCGAGCGCCGCGAACCACATGGAGCCGAGCGGCTTGTGGAGCCAGAGCGTCCCGTTGATCCAATCGTCGATGGCCGGGCGGTGGAAGGGCTCGGCGTAGACGTGGGGCCGCAGCGGCGTGTCCATCAGCCCGCGCGAGACGGCGAGGTGCACGGCCTCATCCCAGTTGTGGATGCCTGGATGCGCCAGACCGGGCAGGAGCGCCACTAGGGCGGTGGCGACGATGACACTCACACAGAGGAGGTCTGGAGGGAGCCGGCGCACGAGAGGGCCGGGGACATTACTGCATGGGGCCGAATTCATCTAACCTCATGGCCCATGCGCATCCTCTTGAACGCGTTGGTGCTCGCCTGCGCACTGGCGGCCTCCGGCTGCTTTCTCGCCGAGAACGCCGGGCCGGGACATCCCTGCTCGGACGACTCCGAGTGCCCGGCCTCCTACCGCTGTGTGACGGTCTCCGCGGACCAGCGCTCCTGCGAGGTGGTGTACCCGCCCGCGCCCCTGGAGACCGACGCGGGCTCCGTCGATGCCGGGCCCGTGCCCACCTGGTGCCAGGACATCCGTCCCATCATGGCGGCCAGCTGCGTGGCCTCGTGCCATGGCGCGGACACCTCCGGGAGCAAACGCACGGACTTCCGGCTCGACCAGTACGCGGCCATCGGCGGGGTGAACGGGGCCCGGGACCTGGCCGCGCGCATCAAGGCTCGCGCGGTGGATACGCAGACGATGCCGCCCCCGGGCAACCCCGCTCCCTCTGCCACCGAGCGGGAGCTGCTCCGGCGTTGGATCGCTGGCGGTACACCCCTCTGCGCCGACGGTGGTACGTAGGAGCTCCCCTATGAAGCGCATCCTCCCGAGCCTCCGTCCGAGTCTCCTGGGCCTCTGGGCCGTCGTGGCCACCGGCTGCACCATCGAGGCCCCCGATTTCTCCGGCAAGTCGTGCGAGTCCCTGGCCGACTGCCCCCGGCCCTACACCTGCGTCGCGGCACGCCCGGGCGCGGGGCGCACCTGCGAGGTGCTCAACGGGCCCGGCGTCAGCGACCCCAACGCGGGGCCCGTGCCCACCTGGTGCCAGGACATCCAGCCCATCCTCGCGGCCAGCTGCGTGTCCTCGTGCCACGGCGCCACCACGACGGGCAGTGGCCGCACGGACTTCCGGCTCGACAGGTACGAGGCCGATGGGGGCATCGCGGGGGCTCAGCTGATGGCGCCTCGCATCCACGCGCGCACCGTCGTCTTCCGCACCATGCCGCCCCCGGCGAGCCCCCAGCCGACCGAGGACGAGCGCGCCCTCATCGACCGCTGGGCCTCGGGGGGGCGCCCTTCTGTGAGACAGCGGTCACCGACGGCGGCTCCTAGGCCCCGGGACGTAGTGCCGCGGCCGGGATGAATGCGGGGAAAGCAGCGAATTCTTCCCGTTTGAAGCAGGCAGCCCGCCGGGCCCTCCGCCGGTGGGCCTCTGCCCCTGTGCCGTTTTTCCGCTCCGCCAAGCCCTGTGCACCCGCGACACAGGTCCCCAGTTTTCTGCCACACGCCGGGGAGCTTCCTCCCCTGCTGAGTAACGAAAGGAGCGGCACCATGCGTAAGCTCATGATGGCGGTGATGGCGGTGGCGGGGCTCGGTCTGACGGTGGGCTGCCAGGATCGCAACAAGGTCCAGCAGGAGCAGCAGGACGTCGCCGAGGCGCAGCGCGATGTGGCGCAGGAGCGCCAGGAGATCAACAAGGAGGTCGCCGAGACGCGCCAGGACGGCCGCGAGGAGCTGACCGACGCGCAGAAGGACCTCGTGGAGGAGCAGCGCGAGCTGGCCGATGCCCAGCACAAGCAGATGGATGAGCAGAACGATCAGGCCATCGGTGGCAGCGGCAACACGATGAACAAGAACGACACCGCGGCCAACGTGAAGACCGAGGAGGTGGAGGGCACCATCCAGTCCACCTCGGCCAACACCATCGCGATCATCGTGCCGGACAAGAACAACCAGGTGATGCGCTTCCAGGCCAACCAGCAGGTGCAGGTGATGAAGGACGACAAGCCGGTGGCCCTCAAGGACCTGAAGGCCGGTGACGAGGTCCGCGCCTCCTACCAGCTGGATCCGAACGGCAAGATGATGCTCAAGAGCATCGAGGTGGAGAAGCTGAGCGCCCAGCACCCGGACCAGCAGAAGAAGTAGTCGCACGGGACCTACAGTGAACGCGGCCTCCGCCTCCGGGCGGGGGCCGTCGTCTTTGCGGAGTCCCTTCGCGGAGTCCTTGTCGCGGCGGACGGGAAGCCCGAGACTGAGGCCATGGCTCTCAAGACGGGTGACGTGCTCGAGCTCCACCAGCGCTGGTGCATCGCGGACTCGCACGCGGACTCGCTGATGTGGAACAGGGACCTGTGCGAGCGCTCCTCCGAAGGACACGTGGACTTCCCCCGCCTGCGCGAGGTGGGGATGAAGCTGCAGTGCTTCACCATCGTGACGCGGGGCTTTCCCTTCATCGGGGGCTTCGAGGCCTTCGCCGTCTGGCGCGGCTGGCCCCGAGAGGCCCGGGAGAGCGAGTGGACGCGCGCGGTGTGGCAGGTGGACCAGCTGGCGGAGTTCTGCCGGCGCTCCGAGGGGCAGGTGCGCATCACCACCACGGGACGGGCGCTGGAGGAGAACCTCGCCCAGGGGCGGCTGTCGGCGGTGCTCGGCATCGAGGGCGCGCACGCCATCGAGGGCCAGGTGGAGCGCGTGGCGGAGCTGTACCAGCGGGGCGTGCGCTTCATGGGCCTCACCCACCTGTCCAACAACGAGGCGGGAGGCTCGTCCTTCCCGCTGATGGGCAACCGGCCCTTGTCGCCCCTGGGCCACGCGGTGCTGGAGGAGATGGCGCGGGTGGGCATGAGCGTGGACGTGGCCCATGCCTCCGAGCAGACGCTGGAGGACATCCTGAAGCACCCCACGGCGCGCGTCTTCTCCTCACACACGGGCGTGCGGGGCGCGGGAGGCGGCTGGCGCAACCTGTCGGACGAGGTGCTGCGCCGCATCGCCGGGCGAGGTGGGGTGGTGGGCATCATCCTGGCCCCGGTGTACCTGGGCGGGGATGCCATCGACGATGTCGTGCGGCACATCGAGCACGCCCTGGGGGTGATGGGGGAGGAGGGCGTGGGGATTGGCTCGGACTATGACGGCATGGTGGCCCTGCCCAAGGGCATCCGCGACGTGACGGATCTGCCCAAGCTCACCGAGGCCCTGCTGCGCCGCCACCCGGAGGCGTTGGTGGAGCGAATCCTCGGAGGCAACTTCCGGAGGTACTTCCGCGAGACGCTCGGGGAGTGACACGGGTTGACCGGGCCCCCGGCGCCTGGAATCGTCCGGCGCCGTGCTCAACCGCTCCCCCGTCCTGTTCTCGTTGATGATCGGCTCCCTCCTGCTGTCCGCCTGCGGCGTCAAGGCCGGCGACTCCTGCGGAGGGGGTGGCTACACCTGTGCCTCCGAGAAGGAGGCCCTGGAGTGCCGTGACAAGGTCTGGCGCACGCTGCAGTGCCGGGGGGCCTCGGGGTGCAGCGAGTCCGGGAACGAGATTCTCTGCGACATGAATGGCAACGCCGCCGGGGATGCATGCGCGGCGTCCGCCGAGGGGCGCGGGCTGTGCACGGCCGACGGCAAGGCCCGGCTCGAGTGCCGCATGGGCGTGCTCGTCCAGGTCAGCACGTGCAGTTCGTGCGTCATGGACGCCACCCACGTCACCTGCAACCCGTGACGGGTGGGGCTCAGTCCTCGGACTGGACGTCCTGGGCCTTGAAGCCCCACTCCTCCAGCACCTGGGCTTCGTCCTGTGCGCTGCGCGTCTTCTTGAAGCGGGCGCCGGGGACGCCCTTCACCCGCCGCTCGCACGCGGCCCAGGTCGTGTGACGCTGCACGGTGCGGCCCACCTCGCTCAGGTAGGAGTAGGCCTTGGCCTTGGCGGAGCCCTCTCCCTGCCGGGGCTTCTCCTCGGGCAGGGACATGTCCTCGGGGAGTTCGTGCACGGCGATGCCGTATCCCGTCAGGGGGCCCACGTAGAGCTTCACGCTCCGGCCCTTGGAGAAGCAGACGGCGATCTCGTCCACCCGCTCGTTGCCCGGTACGCCCGCGTGCCCGCGCACGTACTTCCATTGCACGGCGGAGGCCTCGCCCGGGTGCTCCTGCTTGCGCTGGGCCAGCAGCGCCATCAGCCGCTTCCAGTAGAGGGCATTGGCCACCTCGCCCCCGGAGGCCGTCTTCCATCCGCGCTTGCTCCACCCGAACGCCCAGCTCGTGATGCCTTGAATCACGTACGTGGAGTCCGTGTGGATGTGCAGGGGCCCTGGCGTGCGCTCCAGGTGGCGCAGCGCCTTGCCCACGGCCGTCAGCTCCATCCGGTTGTTGGTGGTGTCCGGCTCGTGGCCTCCGAGCTCCGTCACCTGTCCATCGGGCGTGACGATGAGGGTGCCCCAGCCTCCCGGGCCGGGGTTGCCGGAGCATGCTCCATCAGCGAAGACCAGGGTGGGGCGGCTCTCCATGGCGCCCCCTATAGCCCTCACGGCCTCCACCCGCCAGGACGGTGAAGGCCGGCGGTTGGAGCCGTACCGCGGGTATGGGGAGGCTGTGTGGGGGGTTGAGCAGGGTGTAGCCTCCGAGCCCCATGGCCTACCGAGAACAAGCCGCCGCCCTCAACGTGGGTGCTCTCCTCGCGGGGTTCGCGGCCCTTGCCCTTTCCTCTGTCGCCTTCGAGCCCGCCACGTCATGGGATGTCGTGACGATCCTGCTGCTGCTGATCCTGGCCGCGATCGCGTGGGTGGGCTTCGCGCTCTGGCGGGACACCTACCTCTTCCTCAAACATGCCTCGACCGCCAGCCTCTTCGCGCTGGGCTTCGCCGTGCTGGGGTGGTTGTCCTCGGGGATGTCGAATGCCGCCCCGATGTACGTGTGCGGGGCCATTGTGGTGGCCCTCTTCGTCGGGCTGTGGAGTTGCTCGCGGTACGAGGGCAGGTACCCGCACGTGCTCATGTCCCAGCGGGACCTGCATCCGGTGTTCGAGTTCGAGGGCATCCATGTCTCCCTGGCGACCCCGCGTGCCGTGTCAGCCGGGAGCAACGTCCCCGTGAGCTTCTACCTGGAGAACTGCTGGAGCGGACCGCGGGAGGTCGTCATCCAGTTCCTCCAGGAGTACGAGGTGTCCGGCATCCGCTTGAAGACCCCCAAGCGGATTCAGGTGAAGCTCCAGGCGGGGGAGGTGGGACGCGCGGACTTCTCCATCCACATGCCTGCTGGGGTGCAGGGAAAACGCGCCTTGCTGACCCACTTCACCGTCCGCGGGCTGAAGGGCCGCCGCTTCCGCATGTGGCGAGCCCACGAGTTCAGGAACAAGGTCTCCCTGGGAGAGCAGGCGGCGCACCTGGCCCTGGGCGAGTTCACCTGGGGAGGTGGGCTGCACCTGCAATGGGACGTGGCACCTGCTCGGGATCCACAACCCGAGGAGCCGGGGCCGGACGCGGTCTCGTGGAAGGTGCTCTGGTCGGAGCTGTCGCGGGAACCCACGTCCCAGGCGTCGCTGCTGCCAGGCCCGGGGAAGTGAGCTGGCACGGCGGATGCCCGCCACGAGTGAGTCCCGCGGAGCCGGCCCGGAGGCGTCCAGGCCGGCTCCTCTGTCAGTCACTCAGTGCGCGAAGGCCACCGGCCGGTCGAAGCGGCGGATCACGCACGACTGGTTGGCTGCGCTGTCCAGGTGCTGGGCGCGCTCACGGATCTCGAAGAAGCTGCGCACCTGGCCGCTCACCGGGTCCGTGACGTTGTAGGGCGTGTTCATGTTGGCCATGCCCGTGGCCAGGAAGGGCGAGAGGCCACCGGTGACGCCCACGTGCGTGAAGTTGGTGCTCGTCTCCCTCGCGTGGCAGCCATTGCAGGTATTGAGCGAGAACTTGTGACGCGCGTTGAAGCCGTTGGGCACCGTGTTCAGGTTGGGCGCGTTCCAGAAGAAGCCATTGGTGGGCATCTGCGGGAAGGCTCCCAGGAAGTTGAGCGTGGCGCCGTAGTCCAGGGGCACGTCGTGGGTGCCGGCGAGGATGGCCGCGTTGTTCGTGGTCAGGAAGCTGGTGAGCGTGGCGGTGTTGTTGAACAGGTCGAAGGGCGTGCGCACGGTGACGTGCTCGACCAGCTGGCCCGGCGCCGGGGTGGTGGTGGTGAAGTTGCGCGGGTTGGCCGCCGAGGAGAAGAGGCGGAACTCACGCGTCTCCCACCACGGGGTGGTGAGCATGATCTCGTTGGTGCGCACCTGGTTGATGGCGCTGCCGTTGGGCTTGCCCGGCGCCATGTTGCGCAGCACCACCTGCTGGGTGAGGTTCTGCAGCTGCGTGTTGTAGGCGGAGCTGCCCAGGGGCAGCAGCGGGTTGGAGAGGGCGAGCCACGACTGGGCCCACGTCTTCACCTGCGCGCACTGGTTCTGCGGCACGCCGTACTCGAAGATGACCAGGAAGCCGTTGTAGGGGCGCACGCAGGTCGTCGAGTTCATCACCGAGAAGACGAAGCGCAGCTCACCCGCGCCGCTGGTGCCGTACGGGCCGCCGTTGCCGCGGCCCAGGTCCAGCCGGTTGACGATGGCCACCAGCTTGAAGGGCGAGCGGTTCAGATCCAACTCCCCCGTGCTCAGCCTCGGCCAGGCGTTGAGGATCTGCGTGGCCATGAGCGAGCGCGACGGCACGGGCCGCCCGTTCACGCTCTGGGTGGTCAACCACTGCCGCAGCCAGCGCTCGGTGAAGGCGGGGGCGGGGCTGACGGTGTTGGCCATCTCCGTCATCAGGTGCTTGAACGTCCACACGCCGTTCGGGTTGCCCGTGCTGGTGCAGGGATCCCAGGTGCGGGTGGGATCTCCGACCACGGAGGAGTGGTTGATGATGAGGGACTTGCTGGGATTGACGGCCCGGGCGATGCCCGTCGTCGGCAGGGGAATGATCCGGCCCGGCGCGAAGATGTCCGCCGGCAGCGGGAAGAGCGGGCTCTCGCGTACCAGCTCGCGGTCAGCGAAGGTGGCGACGGTGAGCGGCTCGGTGCTCTCCTTCTGGAAGGTGGCGATGCGCTCCTGCGTCTTGCGGTGCTCGTCGAGGTCCACGATGCCGAAGCCGGAGAAGAGGCCGTCACCGGCCTTCTCGTCGCCATTGAGGCCATCGTCGCGCAGCGCCAGCGGCTTGCCATCGTCGCCCGTGAGCTCGATCTGGGCGGCCTGCTCACCCTCGGCCAGCCGCGCCCTCAAGAGACCAGGGGTGAAGGCGGAGGGCGTCTGGGACGGGATGAACTCCAGGTTCTCCAGCACGGGGGCACCCTGAGCCGGCGCCTCCGCCAGCTGCTGCTCCTGGCTCGCCACCTGCTCCGGGGCCGGTTCCGCACCGCACCCCGCCATCAGGCTGCCCAGCAGCAGGCTTCCCGCCAGCGTTCCAAAACGCCTCTTCGTCATGTTCTTGCCGTTTCTCATGTATGCCCCTGGTTCGTTGAGAACGGCGCAATCCATATCAAGAATGGATGTGTCCGAAAAGGAAGATTAACCCGTCTAGCTTGTTGCTCCTTGGGTTACAAATGACAGGGATTGGCCTGAGCTGACGCGCCTGGGTTGGCGCCAACCGGCCGGAATTCCAGCAGGGCGGCCGCACGTGTTGCCTGGCGGGTTACAGGCGGTGGCGGAAGGGGCCCTCGCCTGTAGCCTGTCAGGCAATGCTTTCCGTCACTTCAGCTCGTTGAGCTTCAGCGGATTCTGGAGATCGACGGGGTTCATCAGCTGCTGGGCCAGCCCGCCCGGGGGCCGCTGCAACTCGGGACGCCCACCCGGGGTTCCGCCGTTCTTCCAGTCGTTCAGCTGGCCCACCAGGTTCCACTTCTCGGAGGCCTTGTCGTAGTGGGCGAACGCCGTGGCGCCCGTCTGGATGCCGTGCTTCCCCGTGGGGTGCGAGTAGTCATTCGGCGTGAGGCTCTGCACCAGCTGGAGCTCGTTCTGCTTCAGGAAGTTCTCCAGCTGCTGCTTGCCGGTCTGGGAGCCGTACTTCGAGAAGTCCGCCTGATGGACGAAGGACAGGGTGTCATTGGCCGGGTTGTGCAGCGCATGGACGGCGCAGCCATTGAGAGGTCCCGTCGTGACCATCGACGGCTGCCCGTGACCGGGGCGCAGGGGCACGTCGGAGATCCCCGCGAACGAGCCCTGGCTCTGCGTGCCCTGGCCCGACGAGAGGTAGTGCAGGTAGTTCACCTGCGGCCCGTTCCCGCCGGGGGAGGAGAGCGACAGGTTCGCGTTGCCGTGCTGCTGCTGGACGTTCAGGGTCGCGACGGACTGGTTCGCCGGCACCAGGGGCTTGTTGGGTGTCGGCAGCGTCACGCCCTGCGGAGGCGTGCCATTCGGGAACAGCTTGTACCCGTTCAGGAGGTTCTGCCCGGAGAACTTCGTGGGGTTGGCGGCGAACGAGTCCGCCTGCGACGGGCCGAACAGCCCGCGGACCGACGAGGAGATCCTGGAGCCGACCGTGTCGAAGCCATCCTTGGGCGCGCCCGGCGTGGTGGAGGCGCCCGGCTTGGAGGACGGCGCCGTCGGCGTGCTCGGCCGCGGAGCCTCGGCCTGCGGGGAGCGGGGAGAGGAGAAGCTCTTGGGGCCGCCGATCTTGAAGCTCTTCATGGGGGGTCTCGGGTCTGGAAGGGAAGTGAACCGCTCGCGAGACTCCCCAGTGCGTCTTCCGTGCCAGCAGGAGGAAGACGTGATTTCAAGGAGATGGAGGTTCTCCCCGGGCGCGTGGGGTGCCTGCCGCCTGGTGACAGCGGTCAGCACTGGTGACTGCTGTCACCAGGGCCGTCGCACCCCCGAGGCGGCCTTGCGCGTGTCAGGCCCTCCATGGACCTGCCAGCCAGACGAGGGAGACCCGTGGAGCATGGGCGCCCGCGCTCGCTCGCCGCACCCTATGACTGGAAGCGCATGGAGGTGGGGGTCGACCACGTGGGAATCGCGACGGGAGAGAAGCGCCGCCTGCCCACGGGGGTGGCCGGGCTGGATGAGGTGCTCCAGGGAGGGTTGCTGCGTGGCGCGCAGTACCTCGTCACGGGAGGGCCAGGCACGGGGAAGACGGTCCTCTGCTCCCAGGTGGCCTTCCACCGCGCGGCCGCGGGCGAGAACGTCCTCTACGTCACCTCGTTCTCCGAGTCCCATGCACGCCTGCTCTCCAACCTCGAGTCCTTCTCCTTCTTCGATCGCTCCCTCATCCAGAGCCGCATCACGCTGCTGAGTGGCGTCACCGCGCTCGAGGAGGGCGGGCTCGAGCCCTTCCAGTCCATGCTCGGCGAGGCGGTGCGCACCCACCGCGCTTCCCTGCTCGTCATCGACTCGCTGGGCGCCATCGCCGAGCTGGCCTCCTCGCCCTTCGCCTATCGCAAGTTCCTCCGGGAGCTCGGCGCGCTGCTGTCGCTCGTGGGTTGCACGGCGCTGCTCATCGTCCCCAGGTCCGAGCGCCCGGAGAACGTCGAGCCGTTCCTCGCCGACGGCATCCTCGACCTCGAGCTGCGGATACGGAAGATGCGGCAGACGCGCGAGCTGGCGGTCCGCAAGTTCCGGGGCAGCCCGCACCTCAGCGGCCAGCACATCTTCGAGATCGGCGCCTCGGGCCTCACCGTCTACCCCCGCCGCGAGACGCTCCTGCTCTCCCGGGAGCTGGACACCTCCGCCGCATCCGAGAAGAGCCGTTTCGGCATCGCCGGGCTCGACGACATGCTGCGGGGCGGAGTGCCCCCGGCCGCGGTGACGGCGCTGCTCGGCGCGCCCGGCAGTGGAAAGACCCTGCTCGGGCTCCACCTGCTGGCCGAGGGCCTGCGGCTGGGGCAGCGTTGTCTCTATTTCGGCTTCTACGAGACGCCCTCCCGGCTTCTCACCAAGGCCGAGGGCGTGGGCCTGCGGCTCCGTGAGCACGTGGAGGCCGGCCGGCTGGAGGTGCAATGGCGCCAGCCCACCGAGCAGTTCCTCGATGCCATCGCCGCGCAGCTGGTGGAGGGGGTGCATCGCCAGAAGGCGCGGCGGCTGTTCATCGATGGAGTGGATGGGCTGCTGCAGGCGGCGGCGCACCCGGAGCGCTTCACTCCCTTCTTCACCGC
The sequence above is drawn from the Archangium gephyra genome and encodes:
- a CDS encoding viroplasmin family protein; this encodes MESRPTLVFADGACSGNPGPGGWGTLIVTPDGQVTELGGHEPDTTNNRMELTAVGKALRHLERTPGPLHIHTDSTYVIQGITSWAFGWSKRGWKTASGGEVANALYWKRLMALLAQRKQEHPGEASAVQWKYVRGHAGVPGNERVDEIAVCFSKGRSVKLYVGPLTGYGIAVHELPEDMSLPEEKPRQGEGSAKAKAYSYLSEVGRTVQRHTTWAACERRVKGVPGARFKKTRSAQDEAQVLEEWGFKAQDVQSED
- a CDS encoding dipeptidase translates to MALKTGDVLELHQRWCIADSHADSLMWNRDLCERSSEGHVDFPRLREVGMKLQCFTIVTRGFPFIGGFEAFAVWRGWPREARESEWTRAVWQVDQLAEFCRRSEGQVRITTTGRALEENLAQGRLSAVLGIEGAHAIEGQVERVAELYQRGVRFMGLTHLSNNEAGGSSFPLMGNRPLSPLGHAVLEEMARVGMSVDVAHASEQTLEDILKHPTARVFSSHTGVRGAGGGWRNLSDEVLRRIAGRGGVVGIILAPVYLGGDAIDDVVRHIEHALGVMGEEGVGIGSDYDGMVALPKGIRDVTDLPKLTEALLRRHPEALVERILGGNFRRYFRETLGE
- a CDS encoding ArnT family glycosyltransferase, which encodes MSVIVATALVALLPGLAHPGIHNWDEAVHLAVSRGLMDTPLRPHVYAEPFHRPAIDDWINGTLWLHKPLGSMWFAALGMSLGGVGTGVARFGSVLGMVAAALGVFFLMRGTAGRFGSTLAACTLLVLPFTYELVQGFMFGDMTDTTLAGCLALAMVLLVTSIRRDSLLLAALAGVAVGLGYLCKSTLALTPVGVAGVLAAGRLLGLTQGPRLRQLALLVVCAAAVALPWSLYARHAYPELWAIESHVTRSHLFEDEARSNPSIVMWIRPLDAIFNEIHLRTLEPFPEALPLLAGLWLLYRALRTRELETLAVALWLWPTWLILSWAAAKVPATSWGAVTAVFCALALLLRDSFRRPVLAAAVVGALSTPFLLPRLAFLAPLRARLPEALVQTRRVPGLLEGLCLALALALLVGLLMLVARARRPLTLALGVACTALALYFLAPRTVLAHVKMRGAKRDLGERTNTREAGLAAAKVLPDKALVWLRMEWDAPEQFEHLNFMFWSGRMAHKGNPRLDWGRAEGYRHYLASPAAEPFAPLEVPAGSALRLYDLSTPAPPPELPPGVQRLEVATGNAVVRGVAFVRTGYARDRWAFFVSPRGVPETLRVTFHLGGERRQLVTLSPEAALRPREAFRDVPWFIIPALGPRAEQVEALELPGAAPVPFSASGRAKPSAAAAP
- a CDS encoding choice-of-anchor X domain-containing protein is translated as MTKRRFGTLAGSLLLGSLMAGCGAEPAPEQVASQEQQLAEAPAQGAPVLENLEFIPSQTPSAFTPGLLRARLAEGEQAAQIELTGDDGKPLALRDDGLNGDEKAGDGLFSGFGIVDLDEHRKTQERIATFQKESTEPLTVATFADRELVRESPLFPLPADIFAPGRIIPLPTTGIARAVNPSKSLIINHSSVVGDPTRTWDPCTSTGNPNGVWTFKHLMTEMANTVSPAPAFTERWLRQWLTTQSVNGRPVPSRSLMATQILNAWPRLSTGELDLNRSPFKLVAIVNRLDLGRGNGGPYGTSGAGELRFVFSVMNSTTCVRPYNGFLVIFEYGVPQNQCAQVKTWAQSWLALSNPLLPLGSSAYNTQLQNLTQQVVLRNMAPGKPNGSAINQVRTNEIMLTTPWWETREFRLFSSAANPRNFTTTTPAPGQLVEHVTVRTPFDLFNNTATLTSFLTTNNAAILAGTHDVPLDYGATLNFLGAFPQMPTNGFFWNAPNLNTVPNGFNARHKFSLNTCNGCHARETSTNFTHVGVTGGLSPFLATGMANMNTPYNVTDPVSGQVRSFFEIRERAQHLDSAANQSCVIRRFDRPVAFAH
- a CDS encoding ATPase domain-containing protein translates to MEHGRPRSLAAPYDWKRMEVGVDHVGIATGEKRRLPTGVAGLDEVLQGGLLRGAQYLVTGGPGTGKTVLCSQVAFHRAAAGENVLYVTSFSESHARLLSNLESFSFFDRSLIQSRITLLSGVTALEEGGLEPFQSMLGEAVRTHRASLLVIDSLGAIAELASSPFAYRKFLRELGALLSLVGCTALLIVPRSERPENVEPFLADGILDLELRIRKMRQTRELAVRKFRGSPHLSGQHIFEIGASGLTVYPRRETLLLSRELDTSAASEKSRFGIAGLDDMLRGGVPPAAVTALLGAPGSGKTLLGLHLLAEGLRLGQRCLYFGFYETPSRLLTKAEGVGLRLREHVEAGRLEVQWRQPTEQFLDAIAAQLVEGVHRQKARRLFIDGVDGLLQAAAHPERFTPFFTALTNELRALHVSTAISMETSFGGPELGLAPVGLSACVENIVFMRYVELRSQFHRLISVLKVRESDYDPSLREFRITSRGLEVAGSSESAEEVLGQLARLPGGTPARPGPKPQSPGFAPEDSGEDA